A section of the Streptomyces sp. Je 1-369 genome encodes:
- a CDS encoding DUF3090 domain-containing protein: MSRQVFLYDPPERFVAGTVGLPGRRTFFLQASAGVRVTSVALEKTQVAALAERMEELLDEVVRRSGGNAPVPAVAPSEVSDSAPLDSPVEEEFRVGTMALAWDGEEERMVVEAQALVELDADTEDDLAEAEERLLQDEENGPPMLRVRLTGAQARAFTKRALDVVNAGRPPCPLCSLPLDPEGHVCPRQNGYRRGA, from the coding sequence GTGTCCCGTCAGGTGTTCCTCTACGACCCCCCGGAGCGATTCGTCGCGGGAACGGTAGGGCTGCCCGGACGGCGTACCTTCTTCCTCCAGGCCTCCGCCGGCGTCAGGGTGACCAGCGTCGCCCTGGAGAAGACCCAGGTGGCCGCGCTCGCCGAGCGCATGGAGGAGCTCCTCGACGAGGTCGTACGCCGTAGCGGGGGCAACGCCCCGGTGCCGGCCGTCGCACCGTCCGAGGTCTCCGACAGCGCGCCGCTCGACTCCCCCGTGGAGGAGGAGTTCCGCGTCGGCACGATGGCGCTCGCCTGGGACGGCGAGGAGGAGCGGATGGTCGTCGAGGCGCAGGCCCTCGTCGAGCTGGACGCCGATACCGAGGACGACCTCGCCGAAGCCGAAGAAAGGCTTCTTCAGGACGAGGAGAACGGCCCGCCGATGCTCCGCGTCCGGCTCACCGGCGCGCAGGCCCGCGCCTTCACCAAGCGCGCCCTCGACGTCGTCAACGCAGGCCGCCCGCCGTGCCCGCTGTGCAGCCTCCCGCTCGACCCGGAAGGACACGTATGCCCGCGCCAGAACGGATACCGGCGGGGAGCGTGA
- a CDS encoding sulfite oxidase-like oxidoreductase: MTFEPTRGFTGRARAADRDPRLPPGQYDAGDGWPVLSAEVTPRLAAADWTFRVDGLVAAPHTWTWDEAHALPASEYRGDIHCVTSWSKFGVRFGGVSLDTFLAAARPLPTATHVVAYSHTGYTTNLPLSDVTEGKAWIVWEYGDGPLPAEHGGPARLIVPHLYFWKSTKWVAGLRLRDRDQPGFWEQNGYHHRGNPWAEERYAGD; the protein is encoded by the coding sequence ATGACGTTCGAACCCACCCGCGGCTTCACCGGCCGCGCCCGCGCCGCCGACCGCGACCCGCGGCTGCCCCCGGGCCAGTACGACGCGGGCGACGGCTGGCCCGTCCTGTCCGCCGAGGTCACCCCGCGGCTCGCCGCCGCGGACTGGACGTTCCGCGTCGACGGTCTCGTCGCGGCGCCGCACACCTGGACCTGGGACGAGGCCCACGCACTGCCCGCCTCCGAGTACCGGGGCGACATCCACTGCGTGACGAGCTGGTCCAAGTTCGGGGTGCGGTTCGGCGGGGTGAGCCTGGACACGTTCCTGGCCGCGGCCCGCCCGCTCCCCACGGCGACGCACGTCGTCGCGTACTCGCACACCGGCTACACCACGAACCTTCCGCTGTCCGACGTGACGGAGGGCAAGGCGTGGATCGTCTGGGAGTACGGCGACGGGCCGCTGCCCGCCGAGCACGGCGGCCCGGCCCGGCTGATCGTCCCCCACCTGTACTTCTGGAAGAGCACCAAGTGGGTGGCGGGGCTGCGGCTCCGCGACCGCGACCAGCCGGGCTTCTGGGAGCAGAACGGATACCACCACCGCGGCAACCCGTGGGCCGAGGAGCGTTACGCCGGTGACTGA
- a CDS encoding NPCBM/NEW2 domain-containing protein, with protein sequence MRSSTRFGPVVAVALLGLLAAFAGPGGGSAQAAGEPAATTVGDVTGFDADGPVYQLTAGDAEARVSFVSAETFRLELAPDGKFTDPTADDIVLPQGKPPRTKWDDKGDRYELSTPKVTLRAYKSPLRFALYRSDGSRVWAESKGLSWTKDGTTQSLARGADEQFYGAGMQNGRGNTSHRGKRVEVSVDYNWDDGGHPNSVPFYLSSQGYGVFRNTYAPNTYDFAEPVTATAKEQRFDAYYFAGRGSDAAKDVIGQYTKLTGKPFLPPVYGMEIGDADCYLHNANRGERHTLDSLKVADGYVENDMPNGWMLVNDGYGCGYENLAETSKGLAERKMKTGLWTEDGLDKIAEQVKAGQRVAKLDVAWVGDGYKKALDGCKDAHKGIEDNSDARGFTWAPESWSGAQRCGVQWSGDQSGSWEYIRWQIPTYAGSTMSGLAYTTGDVDGIFGGSPKTYVRDLQWKMFLPVTMTMDGWAASDKQPFRQGEPHTSINRKYLKLHESLLPYLYSYAHEATRTGVGAVRPLALEYPHDPKAATDAAKYEFLTGEDFLVAPVYKDTTTRDGIYLPKGTWTDYWSGRTYQGPTTIDGYSAPLDTLPLFVRGGATVPMWPGGIRSYQDRTADSPLAWDIYPQGNSSFDLYEDDGVTRQHRDGEYATQRADVRAPHSGAGDVRVRIGASKGAYKGKPSSRPYSFTLHTGDAPSRVELGGRTLPRLTSQNAYDRARSGWFYDRDDRGGVVKVKTAALRTDRAFELRLDDTSAVGGAVPGAPATVGVPAGQELGAGTRGKVAVDITAGTKDATGVEATLDVPAGWSAGIAKADRIPAGTTRRVEVALTPAKDAAIGEQPLTATVRHRSAGQDRTAVQRFALGVMPEAPTEDTWASDMKWLKSTNGYGPAERDRSNGESGADDGHPLTLAGKTYEKGIGTHADSVIEVYAGGRCGKFTADVGIDDEINGYGEAAFSVEADGKVLWTSPEVTGASATVPVDVDVRGARHIELKVSDTNGSKSGDHADWAAARFSCA encoded by the coding sequence ATGAGATCTTCCACGCGCTTCGGACCGGTGGTCGCGGTCGCCCTGCTGGGGCTCCTCGCGGCGTTCGCGGGGCCCGGTGGCGGCTCCGCGCAAGCCGCCGGTGAGCCTGCCGCTACCACCGTCGGCGACGTCACCGGGTTTGACGCCGACGGCCCCGTCTATCAGCTGACCGCGGGTGACGCCGAGGCCCGCGTCAGCTTCGTGTCGGCCGAGACCTTCCGGCTCGAACTCGCCCCGGACGGGAAGTTCACCGACCCCACGGCGGACGACATCGTCCTGCCGCAGGGCAAGCCGCCCCGCACCAAGTGGGACGACAAGGGCGACCGATACGAGCTGAGCACCCCCAAAGTGACGCTGCGGGCCTACAAGTCACCGCTGCGGTTCGCCCTGTACCGGAGTGACGGCAGCCGGGTCTGGGCCGAGTCCAAGGGCCTTTCCTGGACCAAGGACGGCACCACGCAGAGCCTCGCACGCGGTGCCGACGAGCAGTTCTACGGCGCCGGAATGCAGAACGGGCGCGGCAACACCTCGCACCGCGGCAAGAGGGTCGAGGTGAGCGTCGACTACAACTGGGACGACGGGGGGCACCCCAACTCCGTGCCCTTCTACCTGTCCTCCCAGGGGTACGGCGTCTTCCGTAACACGTACGCGCCCAACACCTACGACTTCGCCGAGCCCGTGACCGCCACGGCCAAGGAACAGCGGTTCGACGCCTACTACTTCGCCGGGCGCGGCAGCGATGCCGCCAAGGACGTCATCGGGCAGTACACGAAGCTCACCGGGAAGCCCTTCCTGCCGCCGGTCTACGGCATGGAGATCGGCGACGCCGACTGCTACCTCCACAACGCCAACCGCGGCGAGCGGCACACCCTGGACTCCCTGAAGGTCGCCGACGGATACGTCGAGAACGACATGCCCAACGGCTGGATGCTCGTCAACGACGGCTACGGCTGCGGCTACGAGAACCTCGCCGAGACCTCCAAGGGCCTCGCCGAGCGCAAGATGAAGACGGGCCTGTGGACCGAGGACGGCCTCGACAAGATCGCCGAACAGGTCAAGGCAGGCCAGCGCGTCGCCAAACTCGACGTCGCCTGGGTCGGCGACGGCTACAAGAAGGCGCTCGACGGCTGCAAGGACGCCCACAAGGGGATCGAGGACAACAGCGACGCCCGCGGCTTCACCTGGGCCCCGGAGAGCTGGTCCGGCGCGCAGCGCTGCGGCGTGCAGTGGTCCGGCGACCAGAGCGGCAGCTGGGAGTACATCCGCTGGCAGATCCCGACGTACGCCGGGTCCACCATGTCCGGGCTCGCCTACACGACGGGTGACGTCGACGGCATCTTCGGCGGCAGCCCCAAGACGTACGTACGCGACCTCCAGTGGAAGATGTTCCTGCCGGTCACGATGACCATGGACGGCTGGGCCGCCAGCGACAAGCAGCCCTTCCGCCAGGGCGAGCCCCACACCTCCATCAACCGCAAGTACCTGAAGCTGCACGAGTCGCTGCTGCCCTATCTCTACTCGTACGCCCATGAGGCCACCCGGACCGGGGTCGGCGCCGTGCGGCCGCTCGCCTTGGAGTACCCCCATGACCCCAAGGCCGCGACCGACGCCGCCAAGTACGAGTTCCTGACCGGCGAGGATTTCCTCGTCGCGCCCGTCTACAAGGACACCACCACCCGCGACGGCATCTACCTCCCCAAGGGCACCTGGACCGACTACTGGAGCGGGCGCACCTACCAAGGTCCGACCACGATCGACGGCTACAGCGCGCCCCTCGACACGCTTCCCCTCTTCGTGCGAGGTGGTGCGACCGTGCCCATGTGGCCGGGCGGCATCCGCTCCTACCAGGACCGCACCGCGGACTCCCCACTCGCCTGGGACATCTACCCGCAGGGCAACTCCTCCTTCGACCTGTACGAGGACGACGGCGTGACCCGGCAGCACCGCGACGGCGAATACGCCACCCAGCGCGCCGACGTCCGCGCGCCGCACTCCGGAGCGGGCGACGTGCGGGTGCGGATCGGCGCCAGCAAGGGCGCCTACAAGGGGAAGCCCAGCAGCCGCCCGTACTCCTTCACCCTGCACACCGGCGACGCGCCCAGTCGTGTGGAGCTGGGCGGCCGCACACTGCCGCGGCTGACCTCGCAGAACGCGTACGACCGTGCACGCTCGGGATGGTTCTACGATCGTGACGACCGCGGAGGCGTCGTCAAGGTGAAGACGGCCGCCCTGCGCACCGACCGCGCCTTCGAGCTGCGGCTCGACGACACGAGCGCCGTCGGCGGTGCCGTGCCCGGCGCACCGGCCACCGTCGGTGTCCCCGCGGGCCAGGAGCTCGGCGCGGGCACGCGCGGCAAGGTCGCCGTCGACATCACCGCGGGCACGAAGGACGCCACCGGCGTCGAAGCCACCCTCGACGTACCGGCAGGCTGGAGCGCGGGCATCGCGAAGGCCGACCGGATCCCCGCCGGCACCACACGCCGCGTCGAGGTGGCCCTCACCCCCGCCAAGGACGCGGCCATCGGCGAACAGCCGCTCACCGCGACCGTCCGCCACCGCTCGGCAGGCCAGGACCGCACCGCCGTCCAACGGTTCGCACTCGGCGTGATGCCCGAGGCACCCACCGAGGACACCTGGGCGAGCGACATGAAGTGGCTCAAGTCCACCAACGGATACGGGCCCGCCGAACGCGACCGCAGCAACGGCGAGTCGGGCGCCGACGACGGCCACCCGCTGACCCTGGCCGGAAAGACGTACGAGAAAGGAATCGGCACGCACGCCGACTCCGTCATCGAGGTCTATGCGGGCGGCCGCTGCGGCAAATTCACCGCGGACGTCGGCATCGACGACGAGATCAACGGCTACGGAGAGGCCGCTTTCTCCGTCGAGGCCGACGGCAAGGTGCTGTGGACCTCGCCCGAGGTGACGGGCGCGTCGGCGACCGTCCCGGTCGACGTCGACGTACGGGGCGCCCGGCACATCGAGCTGAAGGTGTCCGACACCAACGGCTCCAAGAGCGGGGACCACGCGGACTGGGCGGCGGCCCGGTTCAGCTGCGCCTGA
- a CDS encoding SCO1664 family protein, whose translation MPAPERIPAGSVTVADPVALLTRGELTVRGRIREASNAVLYCTVAYEGQEAACVYKPVAGERPLWDFPDGTLAQREVAAYEVSLATGWDLVPPTVLRDGPHGEGMCQLWIEASGDAELLALVDGDEPGEGWKAVGLAQVDEERTALLVHADDVRLRRLAVLDAVINNSDRKGGHLLPADGRLYGIDHGVTFHAENKLRTLLWGWAGEPLTDEALEALQGLQDGLADEAGLAGRLAGLITATETEALRARVAALLKSGRHPEPSGEWPAIPWPPV comes from the coding sequence ATGCCCGCGCCAGAACGGATACCGGCGGGGAGCGTGACCGTCGCCGACCCCGTCGCGCTCCTCACCCGCGGGGAGCTGACCGTGCGCGGCCGCATCCGCGAGGCCTCCAACGCGGTGCTCTACTGCACCGTCGCGTACGAAGGGCAGGAGGCCGCCTGCGTCTACAAGCCGGTCGCAGGCGAGCGCCCGCTGTGGGACTTCCCCGACGGCACGCTCGCCCAGCGCGAGGTCGCCGCCTACGAGGTGTCGCTCGCCACCGGCTGGGACCTCGTACCGCCGACCGTGCTGCGGGACGGACCGCACGGCGAAGGCATGTGCCAGCTGTGGATCGAGGCCTCCGGCGACGCGGAACTCCTCGCCCTGGTCGACGGGGACGAACCGGGAGAGGGCTGGAAGGCGGTCGGCCTCGCGCAGGTCGACGAGGAGCGGACGGCGCTCCTCGTGCACGCCGATGACGTACGGCTGCGGCGGCTCGCCGTCCTCGACGCGGTGATCAACAACAGCGACCGCAAGGGCGGCCACCTGCTGCCGGCCGACGGCCGCCTCTACGGCATCGACCACGGTGTCACCTTCCACGCCGAGAACAAGCTGCGGACGCTGCTGTGGGGCTGGGCGGGGGAGCCCCTGACCGACGAGGCCCTGGAGGCCCTCCAGGGCCTCCAGGACGGCCTCGCGGACGAGGCGGGGCTGGCAGGGCGGCTGGCCGGGCTGATCACCGCCACGGAGACCGAGGCGCTGCGCGCACGGGTGGCGGCACTCCTGAAATCGGGGCGCCACCCCGAGCCGAGCGGCGAGTGGCCTGCTATTCCCTGGCCGCCGGTGTGA
- a CDS encoding ferredoxin reductase codes for MTDPTHSGSEERFVPPTAFAVPGRIEVSNRSAAVWQRATVVEIRRETPLVSTFRLKVPDWQGHLPGQHLMLRLTAEDGYVAQRHYSIASAPDGSGEIELTLDHVPGGEVSGHLHTVAHVGDTVEVRGPLSGFFAWPGDRPALLLGAGSGVVPLMSMVRHQRLAGLDVPVRLVVSARTPADLIYADEYADETTVVLTRSEGRLNASHLAPFLGEEGRPEGGWEAYICGSNGFAEHASQLLVAGGQPVDRIRIERFG; via the coding sequence GTGACTGACCCCACGCATTCCGGATCCGAGGAGCGTTTCGTGCCGCCGACGGCGTTCGCCGTGCCCGGCCGCATCGAGGTGAGCAACCGTTCCGCGGCGGTGTGGCAGCGCGCGACCGTCGTGGAGATCCGCCGCGAGACGCCGCTCGTCTCGACGTTCCGCCTGAAGGTGCCCGACTGGCAGGGGCACCTGCCGGGGCAGCACCTGATGCTGCGGCTCACCGCCGAGGACGGCTACGTCGCCCAGCGGCACTATTCGATCGCCTCCGCGCCCGACGGCAGCGGCGAGATCGAGCTGACCCTCGACCACGTGCCGGGCGGCGAGGTGTCGGGGCATCTGCACACCGTGGCGCACGTCGGTGACACGGTCGAGGTGCGCGGGCCGCTGTCCGGCTTCTTCGCCTGGCCGGGCGACCGTCCCGCACTGCTGCTCGGGGCCGGGTCGGGGGTGGTGCCCCTGATGTCGATGGTCCGGCACCAGCGGCTGGCCGGGCTCGACGTGCCGGTGCGGCTCGTCGTGTCGGCGCGCACGCCCGCGGACCTGATCTACGCGGACGAGTACGCGGACGAGACCACCGTCGTCCTCACCCGCTCCGAGGGCCGTCTCAACGCGTCCCATCTGGCACCGTTCCTCGGCGAGGAGGGGCGGCCCGAGGGCGGCTGGGAGGCGTACATCTGCGGCTCCAACGGGTTCGCCGAGCACGCCTCGCAGCTGCTGGTGGCGGGCGGTCAGCCGGTGGACCGGATCCGCATCGAACGCTTCGGCTGA
- a CDS encoding FadR/GntR family transcriptional regulator → MAVTDEAIEKIKDMIVSGALRPGDRLPKESELAAELGLSRNSLREAVRALALIRILDVRQGDGTYVTSLDPQLLLEALSFVVDFHRDDTVLEFLAVRRILEPAATAMACAHISDVELDALTEQLDALGSAPSVEELVVADLEFHRRIVQTSGNSVLCSLLDGLSGPTTRARVWRGLTQEDAVSRTLHEHRAILTALRARDAEAARSWATVHIASVEQWLRTTL, encoded by the coding sequence ATGGCTGTCACCGACGAGGCCATCGAGAAGATCAAGGACATGATCGTCTCGGGCGCGCTGCGCCCGGGTGACCGGCTGCCCAAGGAGAGCGAACTCGCCGCCGAGCTGGGCCTTTCGCGCAACTCGCTGCGCGAGGCCGTACGCGCCCTCGCCCTGATACGCATCCTCGACGTGCGCCAGGGCGACGGCACGTACGTCACCAGCCTGGACCCCCAGCTCCTCCTGGAGGCCCTGAGTTTCGTCGTCGACTTCCACCGTGACGACACGGTCCTGGAGTTCCTCGCGGTCCGCCGGATCCTGGAACCGGCGGCCACGGCGATGGCGTGCGCGCACATCTCCGACGTCGAACTGGACGCGCTGACCGAGCAGTTGGACGCGCTGGGCAGCGCGCCGTCGGTGGAGGAGCTGGTCGTCGCCGACCTGGAGTTCCACCGTCGCATCGTCCAGACGTCCGGCAACTCCGTCCTGTGCTCCCTCCTCGACGGCCTCTCCGGACCCACCACCCGGGCCCGTGTCTGGCGCGGCCTGACCCAGGAGGACGCCGTCAGCCGCACCCTCCACGAGCACCGGGCGATCCTCACCGCGCTGCGGGCCCGCGACGCGGAGGCGGCACGCTCATGGGCGACCGTGCACATCGCGAGCGTGGAACAGTGGCTGCGCACGACGCTGTGA
- a CDS encoding S8 family peptidase, which produces MTEQADPARDPGAGGPGPDGMGFTYREAQEELIVVARPEARLRAGERDVRSASGSDVSALNMFLSDEQLTLEPLFGNEDRLRAAAPSSAGEEDVPDLALFYRVRGGDDRPDELRARMAALPGIDTAYVKPGAVPASIDPSPTQPHDLDEATRRRKEGMPATPDFTSRQGYLKPAPEGIDARWAWQRVGGSGEGVTVVDVEGAWQLRHEDLAAKLAGVVVGTPIQDLAWRNHGTAVIGVIGGDRNSLGITGIVPEAVTATASFQPLGTAATIHAAAERLNRGDIILLELHRPGPKFDFGTRDDQKGYIAIEWWPDDYAAVRYATAKGVLVVGAAGNGAESLDDAVYERRPDGFPSWWRNPFNPGNRSSGAVLVGAGAPPPGTHGRDHGPDRSRLAFSNYGARVDAQGWGRETTTTGGFWDRPGDLQGGADEIAWYTDTFSGTSSASPIVVGALASLQGMLKAAGQQPMTPDRARATLRATGSPQQDAPGRPASQRIGNRPDLKAAVTNLLPSAVGSGQAERYWDELLPYPPELSPRLRLFVAGEWRNLDNPSPETRQAVHAAFAGGRPDVRVWFSDDEVVGLVVTG; this is translated from the coding sequence ATGACCGAGCAGGCAGACCCGGCGCGAGACCCAGGAGCCGGCGGTCCGGGCCCCGACGGAATGGGATTCACCTACCGAGAAGCCCAAGAAGAGCTGATCGTCGTCGCCCGGCCCGAGGCCCGGCTGCGCGCCGGGGAGCGGGACGTCCGCTCGGCCTCCGGCTCAGACGTATCGGCCCTGAACATGTTCCTCTCCGACGAACAGCTCACTCTGGAGCCGCTGTTCGGCAACGAGGACCGACTGCGGGCCGCCGCGCCCTCGTCGGCGGGCGAGGAGGACGTGCCCGACCTGGCCCTCTTCTACCGCGTCCGCGGCGGCGACGACCGGCCCGACGAACTGCGCGCGCGGATGGCGGCGCTGCCGGGCATCGACACGGCGTACGTGAAGCCCGGTGCCGTACCGGCCTCCATCGACCCCTCGCCGACGCAGCCGCACGACCTGGACGAGGCGACCCGGCGGCGCAAGGAGGGCATGCCCGCCACACCCGACTTCACCAGCCGTCAGGGGTACTTGAAGCCGGCGCCCGAGGGAATCGACGCACGCTGGGCCTGGCAGCGCGTCGGCGGCTCCGGCGAGGGTGTCACCGTCGTCGACGTCGAGGGCGCCTGGCAGCTGCGTCACGAGGACCTCGCCGCGAAGCTCGCGGGCGTGGTCGTCGGCACGCCCATCCAGGACCTGGCCTGGCGCAACCACGGCACGGCGGTGATCGGCGTCATCGGCGGCGACCGGAACTCCCTCGGCATCACCGGCATCGTGCCGGAGGCCGTGACGGCGACCGCGTCCTTCCAGCCCCTCGGCACGGCCGCGACGATCCACGCGGCGGCGGAGCGGCTGAACCGCGGCGACATCATCCTGCTCGAACTGCACCGCCCCGGGCCGAAGTTCGACTTCGGTACGCGCGACGACCAGAAGGGCTACATCGCCATCGAGTGGTGGCCCGACGACTACGCCGCCGTGCGCTACGCCACCGCGAAAGGCGTGCTCGTCGTGGGCGCGGCGGGCAACGGCGCGGAGTCCCTGGACGACGCGGTGTACGAGCGCAGGCCGGACGGCTTCCCGTCCTGGTGGCGCAACCCGTTCAACCCCGGCAACCGTTCCTCCGGCGCGGTCCTGGTCGGCGCGGGCGCTCCCCCGCCCGGCACCCACGGCCGCGATCACGGCCCCGACCGTTCGCGGCTCGCGTTCTCCAACTACGGGGCACGCGTGGACGCGCAGGGCTGGGGCCGTGAGACGACCACGACCGGCGGCTTCTGGGACCGGCCCGGCGATCTGCAGGGCGGCGCCGACGAAATCGCCTGGTACACGGACACGTTCTCCGGCACGTCCTCCGCGTCACCGATCGTCGTGGGCGCCCTCGCCTCGTTGCAGGGCATGCTGAAGGCAGCGGGCCAGCAGCCGATGACGCCGGACCGGGCCCGCGCGACGCTGCGCGCGACGGGCTCCCCGCAGCAGGACGCGCCGGGCAGGCCCGCTTCGCAGCGCATAGGCAACCGCCCCGACCTCAAGGCGGCGGTGACGAACCTGCTGCCGTCCGCGGTGGGTTCGGGTCAGGCCGAGCGGTACTGGGACGAGCTGCTCCCGTATCCGCCGGAACTCTCGCCGCGGCTCCGGCTGTTCGTGGCCGGGGAGTGGCGCAACCTCGACAATCCGTCCCCCGAGACGCGGCAGGCGGTGCACGCCGCCTTCGCCGGGGGGCGACCGGACGTACGTGTCTGGTTCTCGGACGACGAGGTCGTCGGCCTCGTCGTCACCGGCTGA
- a CDS encoding PAC2 family protein: protein MIELEGVPELVDPVMVAAFEGWNDAGDAASAAVAHLDKEWKGEVFAALDAEDYYDFQVNRPTVWLDGGVRKITWPTTRLSVVRVGGDKPRDLVLVRGIEPSMRWRSFCNEILGFAHELGVELVVIMGALLGDTPHTRPVPVSGVTSDPDLARTMDLEETKYEGPTGIVGILQEACTHAGVPAVSLWAAVPHYVSQPPNPKATLALLNRLEDLIGLRIPLGELAEDARAWQVGVDQLAAEDSEVAEYVQSLEEARDTAELPEASGEAIAREFERYLRRRDGGEGGAAYLRDSPSDRTRPPKPKPTQRPGQGAEEGEGEGGDSGPPDSSDD from the coding sequence GTGATCGAGCTCGAGGGGGTACCCGAGCTGGTCGACCCGGTCATGGTGGCCGCGTTCGAGGGCTGGAACGACGCCGGTGACGCCGCCTCCGCCGCGGTCGCGCATCTCGACAAGGAGTGGAAGGGCGAAGTGTTCGCGGCGCTGGACGCCGAGGACTACTACGACTTCCAGGTCAACCGCCCCACCGTCTGGCTCGACGGCGGGGTGCGGAAGATCACGTGGCCGACGACCAGGCTCTCGGTGGTCCGCGTCGGCGGCGACAAGCCCCGTGACCTCGTCCTGGTCCGGGGCATCGAGCCGTCCATGCGCTGGCGGTCGTTCTGCAACGAGATCCTGGGCTTCGCGCACGAGCTGGGCGTCGAACTGGTCGTGATCATGGGCGCACTGCTCGGTGACACCCCGCACACGCGGCCCGTCCCGGTCAGCGGCGTGACGTCCGACCCGGACCTGGCGCGCACCATGGACCTGGAAGAGACCAAGTACGAGGGTCCGACGGGCATCGTCGGCATCCTCCAGGAGGCGTGCACGCACGCGGGCGTACCGGCCGTCAGCCTGTGGGCCGCCGTCCCGCACTACGTGTCGCAGCCGCCCAACCCCAAGGCCACGCTGGCGCTCCTCAACCGCCTCGAGGACCTGATCGGCCTGCGGATCCCGCTGGGCGAGCTGGCCGAGGACGCGCGCGCCTGGCAGGTGGGCGTGGACCAGCTGGCCGCCGAGGACAGCGAGGTCGCGGAGTACGTCCAGTCGCTGGAGGAGGCGCGGGACACCGCGGAGCTCCCCGAGGCGTCCGGCGAGGCCATCGCCCGCGAGTTCGAGCGGTACCTGCGGCGGCGCGACGGCGGGGAGGGCGGAGCGGCGTACCTGCGGGATTCGCCGAGCGACCGCACACGGCCGCCGAAGCCGAAGCCGACGCAGCGGCCGGGGCAGGGCGCGGAGGAAGGCGAGGGCGAGGGCGGCGACTCGGGCCCTCCGGATTCCTCGGACGACTGA
- the mshC gene encoding cysteine--1-D-myo-inosityl 2-amino-2-deoxy-alpha-D-glucopyranoside ligase, whose product MHAWPASEVPALPGKGRDLRIHDTATGGLVTLDPGPVARIYVCGITPYDATHMGHAATYNAFDLVQRVWLDTKRQVHYVQNVTDVDDPLLERANRDGKDWVELAEGETALFREDMTALRLLPPQHYIGAVEAIPGIVPLVERLRDMGAAYELEGDVYFSVESDTHFGEVSGLDTAAMKLLSAERGGDPERVGKKNPLDPMLWMAARDGEPSWDGGSLGRGRPGWHIECVAIALDHLGMGFDVQGGGSDLAFPHHEMGASHAQALTGEYPFAKAYVHAGMVALDGAKMSKSKGNLVFVSKLRRDGVDPAAIRLALLAHHYRADWEWTDAVLAEAVERLGRWRAAVSRPDGPSADALVEEIREALANDLDAPTALAAVDRWAARQGTEGGADEGAPGVVSRAVDALLGVAL is encoded by the coding sequence ATGCATGCCTGGCCCGCTTCTGAGGTCCCCGCCCTTCCTGGCAAGGGCCGCGACCTCCGGATCCACGACACCGCGACCGGTGGACTCGTCACCCTCGACCCCGGTCCCGTCGCCCGTATCTACGTCTGCGGAATCACCCCGTACGACGCGACCCACATGGGTCACGCGGCGACCTACAACGCGTTCGACCTCGTGCAACGCGTGTGGCTCGACACCAAGCGGCAGGTTCACTACGTCCAGAACGTGACCGACGTGGACGACCCGCTCCTGGAACGCGCCAACCGCGACGGCAAGGACTGGGTCGAGCTCGCCGAAGGCGAGACCGCGCTGTTCCGCGAGGACATGACCGCGCTGCGCCTCCTGCCGCCGCAGCACTACATCGGCGCCGTCGAGGCCATACCCGGCATCGTGCCGCTCGTCGAACGCCTCCGCGACATGGGCGCCGCCTACGAACTCGAGGGCGACGTCTACTTCTCCGTCGAGTCCGACACCCACTTCGGGGAGGTGTCCGGGCTCGACACCGCCGCGATGAAGCTCCTCTCCGCGGAGCGCGGCGGCGACCCGGAGCGCGTCGGCAAGAAGAACCCCCTCGACCCGATGCTGTGGATGGCGGCCCGCGACGGCGAGCCGAGCTGGGACGGCGGCAGCCTCGGCCGCGGGCGCCCCGGCTGGCACATCGAGTGCGTCGCCATCGCCCTCGACCACCTCGGCATGGGCTTCGACGTGCAGGGCGGCGGATCCGACCTCGCGTTCCCGCACCACGAGATGGGTGCGTCGCACGCGCAGGCCCTGACCGGCGAGTACCCCTTCGCGAAGGCGTACGTCCACGCGGGCATGGTCGCTCTGGACGGCGCGAAGATGTCCAAGTCCAAGGGCAACCTCGTCTTCGTCTCGAAGCTGCGGCGCGACGGGGTCGACCCCGCCGCGATCCGGCTCGCCCTCCTCGCGCACCACTACCGCGCGGACTGGGAGTGGACCGACGCGGTTCTGGCGGAGGCGGTGGAGCGGCTCGGACGCTGGCGTGCGGCCGTGTCCCGTCCCGACGGGCCGTCCGCCGACGCGCTCGTCGAGGAGATCCGCGAGGCGCTCGCGAACGACCTGGACGCGCCGACCGCGCTGGCCGCGGTCGACCGCTGGGCCGCTCGGCAGGGTACCGAGGGCGGGGCGGACGAGGGGGCTCCCGGGGTGGTCTCGCGGGCCGTCGACGCGTTGCTCGGCGTGGCCTTGTAG